The following coding sequences are from one Microbulbifer sp. TB1203 window:
- a CDS encoding PilZ domain-containing protein, with translation MKAMGGGARNGILSLKIQDKSVLYAAYMPFVKNGGLFISTDKSYDLGDEVFLLLNLMDEPEKVPVAGKVVWVTPAGAQGNRTPGIGVQFSDKDNVAQNKIETYLAGSLESSRPTHTL, from the coding sequence ATGAAAGCCATGGGTGGCGGTGCCCGCAACGGCATCCTTTCGCTGAAAATCCAGGACAAGTCCGTACTCTACGCGGCCTACATGCCCTTCGTGAAAAACGGCGGCCTGTTTATCAGCACTGACAAATCCTACGACCTCGGCGATGAGGTGTTCCTGCTGCTGAACCTGATGGACGAACCGGAAAAGGTCCCGGTGGCCGGTAAAGTGGTGTGGGTCACCCCGGCGGGTGCGCAGGGTAATCGTACCCCCGGTATTGGTGTACAGTTTTCCGACAAGGACAATGTCGCCCAGAACAAGATCGAAACCTACCTGGCCGGGTCCCTGGAATCCAGCCGACCGACCCACACCCTGTAA
- a CDS encoding TatD family hydrolase: MLVDSHCHLDRLKLDKFDGDLDAVLQLARSRGVGKFLCVGISLENVDRVVDIAGRHEDVVCSVGVHPLDVDSGLADVDKLLELAQKPKVVALGETGLDYYYSTDTKEIQQQSFTTHLQAAGRAQLPVIVHTRDAREDTIELIREHGSPEHAGVLHCFTESWEMAKAALDLNYYISLSGIVTFKNAGELRDVAQKLPLDRLLVETDSPYLAPIPYRGKPNIPAYVREVAEFIAELRGIPYEQLAEITTENFHRLFKRAA, from the coding sequence ATGCTAGTAGATTCACACTGTCATCTCGACCGACTCAAACTGGACAAATTCGACGGCGACCTGGACGCGGTGCTCCAGCTGGCCCGCAGTCGCGGTGTCGGCAAGTTCCTGTGCGTGGGTATCAGCCTGGAGAACGTCGACCGGGTAGTGGATATCGCCGGGCGTCACGAGGATGTGGTCTGCTCCGTGGGCGTACACCCACTGGATGTGGACTCCGGCCTCGCCGATGTGGACAAGTTGCTGGAGCTGGCGCAGAAGCCCAAGGTGGTGGCCCTCGGGGAAACCGGGCTGGACTATTACTACAGCACTGATACCAAAGAAATACAGCAGCAGAGTTTTACCACCCACCTCCAGGCCGCCGGCCGCGCGCAACTGCCGGTGATAGTGCACACCCGCGATGCCCGCGAAGATACCATCGAACTGATTCGCGAACACGGCAGTCCGGAACACGCCGGCGTACTGCACTGCTTTACCGAGAGCTGGGAGATGGCAAAAGCCGCACTCGACCTGAATTACTATATTTCCCTGTCCGGCATAGTGACTTTCAAGAACGCCGGGGAGCTGCGCGACGTAGCGCAAAAACTGCCGTTGGACCGGCTGCTGGTGGAAACGGACTCTCCCTACCTGGCACCGATTCCCTACCGGGGCAAACCCAATATTCCGGCCTACGTGCGCGAAGTGGCGGAATTTATCGCCGAGTTGCGGGGCATTCCCTACGAACAACTGGCCGAAATTACCACAGAGAATTTTCACCGCCTGTTCAAACGGGCCGCCTGA
- a CDS encoding dUTP diphosphatase, whose protein sequence is MRQQLQAMLALQDEINTLVSDNWREQNHAWYRAIWVESAELLDHYGWKWWKKQQPDLDQVKLELVDIWHFGLSLELQQGSPEQVAGRMQAEFEGGQREPGDFRENLEAFTLETLASRQFDLVGFTQLMADVELSFEELYRRYVGKNILNRFRQDHGYKDGSYVKNWAGREDNEHLAELAGQLDTGAPDYSRQLYTALQSRYRELAVA, encoded by the coding sequence ATGCGACAACAGTTGCAGGCCATGCTGGCTCTGCAAGATGAGATCAATACACTGGTCAGCGATAACTGGCGCGAACAGAACCACGCCTGGTACCGGGCCATCTGGGTCGAGAGTGCGGAGCTGCTCGACCACTACGGCTGGAAGTGGTGGAAAAAACAGCAGCCGGACCTGGATCAGGTGAAACTGGAACTGGTGGATATCTGGCACTTTGGCCTCAGCCTGGAGCTGCAGCAGGGCAGTCCCGAGCAGGTGGCCGGGCGTATGCAGGCGGAATTCGAAGGTGGGCAGAGAGAGCCCGGCGATTTCCGCGAAAACCTGGAAGCCTTTACCCTGGAAACCCTGGCCAGTCGCCAGTTCGACCTGGTGGGCTTCACCCAATTGATGGCCGACGTGGAGCTGTCGTTCGAAGAACTCTACCGCCGCTATGTAGGCAAGAATATTCTCAACCGCTTCCGCCAGGATCACGGCTACAAGGACGGGAGCTACGTGAAGAACTGGGCCGGTCGCGAAGACAACGAGCACCTGGCAGAGCTGGCCGGACAGTTGGACACGGGCGCGCCGGATTACAGCCGTCAGCTCTACACCGCACTGCAGAGCCGCTACCGCGAGCTGGCTGTCGCGTAG
- a CDS encoding malate dehydrogenase: MKAPVRVAVTGAAGQISYSLLFRIASGEMLGKDQPVILQLLEITPALEALKGVAMELEDCAFPLLAGIVQSDDATVAFKDADYALLVGARPRGPGMERKDLLEANAAIFSAQGKALNDVASRNVKVLVVGNPANTNALIAQRNAPDLDPRNFTAMTRLDHNRALSQLANKTDSTVNDVTHMTIWGNHSSTQYPDLYQAKVSGAAAMEKVEQDWYENDFIPTVQQRGAAIIKARGASSAASAANAAIDHMRDWALGTAEGDWVSMAIYSDGSYGIQEGLIYSYPCTCKNGDWEIVQGLEINDFSRGKMSATEQELAEERDAVAHLLP, encoded by the coding sequence GTGAAAGCACCTGTTCGTGTTGCTGTGACCGGCGCTGCCGGCCAGATCAGCTATTCGCTGCTGTTCCGCATCGCATCTGGCGAAATGTTGGGCAAAGATCAACCGGTTATCCTGCAGCTGCTGGAAATCACCCCGGCGCTGGAAGCCCTCAAGGGTGTGGCCATGGAACTGGAAGACTGCGCCTTTCCGCTGCTGGCGGGCATTGTGCAATCCGATGATGCCACCGTGGCCTTCAAGGATGCCGATTACGCGCTGCTGGTCGGTGCGCGCCCCCGCGGCCCGGGTATGGAACGCAAGGACCTGCTGGAAGCCAACGCGGCGATCTTCTCTGCCCAGGGTAAAGCCCTGAACGACGTGGCTTCGCGCAACGTGAAAGTGCTGGTGGTGGGCAACCCCGCCAACACCAATGCACTGATCGCCCAGCGCAACGCCCCGGACCTGGACCCGCGCAACTTCACCGCCATGACCCGCCTGGACCACAACCGCGCGCTGTCGCAGCTGGCCAATAAAACCGATTCCACGGTCAATGACGTCACCCATATGACCATCTGGGGTAACCACTCCTCCACCCAATACCCGGATCTGTATCAAGCCAAAGTATCCGGCGCAGCGGCCATGGAGAAGGTGGAGCAGGACTGGTACGAAAACGACTTTATCCCCACCGTACAACAGCGTGGCGCGGCCATTATCAAGGCCCGCGGAGCCTCCTCCGCCGCCTCCGCCGCCAACGCCGCTATCGACCACATGCGCGACTGGGCTCTGGGTACCGCCGAGGGCGACTGGGTGAGCATGGCGATCTACAGCGACGGCTCCTACGGCATCCAGGAAGGACTGATCTACTCCTACCCCTGCACCTGCAAGAACGGCGACTGGGAAATCGTTCAGGGCCTGGAGATCAACGATTTCTCCCGCGGGAAAATGAGTGCTACCGAACAGGAGCTGGCGGAAGAGCGCGACGCGGTTGCCCACCTGCTGCCGTAA
- a CDS encoding ShlB/FhaC/HecB family hemolysin secretion/activation protein has translation MSSATYPTAAQTPPDAERQLRLQEERLEQFRREQREKERQRIEEDRLSLPREERYRSDGVQKYCFPLSELDLRGDGGLLPKQKLDELSRGFFGYCVGVGQINVLVERLTRYYFDLGYVTTRVYLPQQDLSSGTLRLEVLPGTVEALAFSAPEANLHLSLTSAVPLEEGDLFNLRALEQGLDQLNRLSSNNATVELAPGEKPGSSRVLIDNRPSRRYRATFGYDNSGDESTGETQRNLLLEWDSPLTLNDYLYLYYQGDVKDTADGLGSESASLHYSIPYHYWTWSLDINRFEYLSTVEGFLTNFESAGISESVRASANRLVYRDQQNKFNLIFGLARKKSRNFIEDVLLETASRTLSTGSLGASWQWYGEGGGSLFTELTYHHGMKQFGALEDSDLNGGPEAQFEKYTLNLNYRTAFAALGRNWYWRSGLRGQYSDDRLYGSEQFTIGTGGSVRGYKSLGLSGASGAVTTQEISGYFPLSGWLEETGVQLALGLEAGDVSLAGHKQSLKSWYSTVNWSGLGLRLSLTYAEPIAAPREYEVPGQAVYGSFNWEF, from the coding sequence TTGTCTTCAGCCACGTATCCCACAGCCGCCCAAACACCGCCGGATGCCGAGCGCCAGCTTCGCTTGCAGGAAGAGCGCCTGGAACAGTTCCGCCGCGAGCAGCGGGAGAAGGAGCGCCAGAGGATTGAAGAGGACCGGCTGAGCCTGCCGCGGGAAGAGCGCTATCGCTCCGATGGAGTACAGAAGTACTGTTTCCCCCTCTCTGAACTGGATCTGCGCGGCGACGGTGGCCTGCTGCCGAAACAAAAGCTGGATGAGCTGAGCCGGGGTTTTTTCGGCTACTGCGTGGGCGTAGGGCAGATCAACGTATTGGTCGAGCGGCTGACCCGTTACTACTTCGACCTCGGCTACGTCACCACCCGGGTTTATCTTCCACAACAGGATCTGAGTAGTGGCACCCTGCGCCTGGAAGTATTGCCGGGTACTGTGGAAGCCCTGGCCTTTTCCGCGCCGGAAGCAAACCTCCACCTTTCCCTGACCTCCGCGGTACCTCTGGAAGAAGGCGACCTGTTCAATCTGCGCGCCCTGGAACAGGGGCTGGACCAGCTCAACCGCCTTTCCTCCAACAATGCGACGGTCGAACTGGCGCCCGGAGAAAAGCCCGGCAGCAGCCGCGTGCTTATCGATAACCGGCCTTCCCGTCGCTACCGCGCCACCTTCGGCTACGACAACAGCGGGGACGAATCCACCGGCGAAACACAGCGCAATCTACTGTTGGAGTGGGACAGTCCTCTCACCCTGAATGACTACCTCTACCTGTACTACCAGGGCGACGTGAAAGATACCGCAGACGGTCTCGGCAGCGAGAGTGCCAGCCTGCACTACAGCATTCCATACCACTACTGGACCTGGTCGCTGGATATCAACCGTTTCGAATACCTCTCCACGGTGGAGGGCTTCCTCACAAATTTCGAGTCCGCGGGAATTTCCGAATCAGTGCGCGCATCCGCCAACCGATTGGTCTACCGGGACCAGCAGAACAAATTCAATTTGATCTTCGGGCTCGCGCGGAAGAAAAGCCGCAACTTTATCGAGGATGTACTGCTGGAAACGGCCAGCCGCACCCTGTCCACCGGTTCCCTGGGCGCCTCCTGGCAGTGGTACGGCGAGGGCGGTGGTTCGCTTTTTACAGAGCTCACCTACCATCACGGCATGAAGCAGTTCGGAGCACTGGAAGATTCGGATCTGAACGGCGGGCCCGAGGCGCAGTTTGAAAAATACACTTTGAATTTGAATTATCGCACCGCCTTCGCCGCACTGGGGCGGAACTGGTACTGGCGCAGCGGCCTGCGCGGCCAGTACAGCGACGACCGGCTATACGGCAGCGAACAGTTCACCATCGGTACCGGTGGCAGTGTGCGCGGTTATAAAAGCCTGGGGTTGAGTGGCGCCAGTGGCGCCGTAACCACACAGGAAATCAGTGGTTACTTCCCACTGTCCGGCTGGCTGGAGGAAACCGGAGTGCAGCTGGCACTGGGCCTGGAAGCGGGCGACGTCAGCCTGGCGGGGCACAAGCAGTCGCTGAAGAGCTGGTACAGCACTGTCAACTGGAGCGGCCTCGGCCTGCGTCTGAGTCTCACCTACGCAGAACCCATAGCGGCGCCGCGGGAGTACGAAGTGCCGGGGCAGGCAGTTTACGGCTCTTTCAACTGGGAATTTTGA
- a CDS encoding IS110 family transposase → MQEFNNIYVGLDVHKNSIAVAVAREGRDNPEYLGEIAHDSTSIRKLLKRLSPNGEVLNVCYEAGPTGYGLYRELTNRGHECDVVAPSLIPRKPGERLKTDRRDAQMLARLHRAGELTPVWVPDQEQEAIRDLTRAREDMKAIELKSRQRLGAFLLRHGKVYQGKSRWTQAHWRWLEEVKFDSPVQQIVLQEYVDAVSAAQQRVEDLEKVMREALQGWTLQPVAEGLMALRGVDVVTAMTILAELGDITRFDSPRELMAYLGVVPSEHSSGESRRQGGITRTGNGHVRRVLVESAHSYRYPARKTRCIQRRAEKTSDRVQAIAWESQKRLCGRYQKLLQAGKLKNVVVTAIARELAGFIWAIACEVAGKPHGSKVVA, encoded by the coding sequence ATGCAAGAGTTTAACAATATCTACGTCGGTTTGGATGTTCACAAGAACAGTATTGCGGTTGCGGTGGCCCGGGAAGGGCGGGACAACCCGGAGTACTTGGGAGAAATTGCGCACGACAGCACCTCTATCCGCAAGCTGCTCAAGCGCTTGAGCCCCAATGGTGAGGTACTGAACGTCTGTTATGAAGCGGGCCCCACCGGCTACGGGCTGTATCGCGAGCTGACCAACCGGGGCCATGAGTGCGACGTGGTAGCGCCATCGCTGATCCCCCGCAAGCCGGGGGAGCGGCTAAAGACGGATCGCCGGGATGCCCAGATGCTGGCGCGCCTGCACAGAGCTGGAGAGCTGACCCCGGTGTGGGTACCGGACCAGGAACAGGAAGCCATACGCGATCTGACCCGTGCGCGGGAGGACATGAAGGCGATAGAGCTGAAATCCCGCCAGCGACTGGGCGCCTTCCTGCTCCGGCACGGTAAGGTTTACCAGGGGAAGAGCCGCTGGACCCAGGCCCATTGGCGCTGGCTGGAGGAAGTGAAGTTTGACAGTCCCGTCCAGCAGATCGTCTTGCAGGAGTACGTCGATGCGGTCAGTGCGGCTCAGCAGCGGGTAGAAGACCTGGAGAAGGTCATGCGCGAGGCGCTGCAAGGTTGGACATTGCAGCCGGTGGCGGAAGGCCTGATGGCCCTGCGTGGTGTCGACGTGGTTACCGCGATGACGATCCTGGCGGAGCTGGGAGACATCACCCGCTTCGACTCCCCACGGGAACTGATGGCCTATCTTGGCGTGGTACCCAGCGAACACTCCAGCGGGGAGAGTCGTCGCCAGGGCGGCATCACCCGCACGGGCAACGGCCACGTGCGGCGGGTACTGGTGGAATCAGCGCACAGCTACCGCTACCCGGCGCGCAAGACACGCTGTATCCAGCGGCGGGCCGAGAAGACCTCAGACCGGGTGCAAGCCATAGCTTGGGAGAGCCAGAAGCGCTTGTGTGGGCGTTACCAGAAGCTGCTGCAGGCCGGCAAATTGAAGAACGTGGTCGTCACAGCGATAGCCCGCGAGCTGGCGGGTTTTATCTGGGCGATCGCCTGTGAAGTAGCCGGCAAGCCGCACGGCAGCAAGGTTGTGGCATGA